The sequence AGCAGGACGATCTCGCCGCCCGGCAGCCCGAACGGGTGGAGCAGATGCGCAAGCGCCTGCATGCCTGGTATAAAACGGTCGATGCCCAGTTCCTGCGCGAAAAGGATGGAAAAACGCCTTGGCATCCGTAGGGCGGATTTTATAAATAGCGGTTTTCGGGGGACTGTTGATGCGGTGAGTCCGCTGCCCCAAGGTTCGTTCTCGTCGGTCAGGGATCGTTTGTTTGATGGTTGCCGTCTTGGCAACGGTATTGAATGAAGGATGAATGAATGAAATACGTGATGATATTCCACGCGAACCTGAACTATGCCTACCTGCCGGAACGGCGCTATGAATTCGTGATACGCAACAGCTATGAGCTGATCTTCGACACGATGCGCGAACACTTCCCGGAGGATAAATACACCTTCGAGGCTTCGGGCTACACCATCGAGCAGATGGCGCTGAAGACGCCGGATGTGCTGGCAAAGCTGAAGGCGGCGATTGAATCCGGCCAGTGCGAGTTCATGGGTTCGCCCTATGCCCACCCGATGCTGCCGAACTTTCCGGAAGAGGATGGGCGGTGGTCGATCAAGTTTTCGAACGACATTTATGAAAAGCATCTCGGCATGGTGTCGGACAGTTTCTGGAACCCGGAATGCGGCTGGCGTTCCTATGTGCCGCAGCAGATTCTGGACAACGGCTACAAAAACCTGCTGGGCGAGTTCGAGGCCTACAGCCGCTCGCTCGACCAGGACGGCAACCCGCTGCGCCCGGAAATCTATGACCTCGAAAAGATCGAGGATTCCAAGTTCTACAAGTTCGATTTCCAGTATGACCTGCCGGGCGACGAGTCCGCGATCCATCTGCCGTTCAAGAACCTGGAGGGCTACGAGGATTCCGACCTGCGCATCCTGATGCGCACCGACCGCATCGCCATGTTCGGCGTCATGTATATGATGGGCGGGGAGGGCAACACGCTCGAAAACTATGTGAAGCTACTGAAGAAGTTTTCCGCGCAGAAGCCGGGCGAGCCGGAAGGCGCCGTGCTGCTGTTTGCGGACGATGCGGAATATGTGGGCACCAATGCCTGGTACAACCTGAAATATTGCAACGATCCGGAAGCCATCTTTGAAAAGATGGATGATGCCGAAGAGAAGCTCGTCGGGCTGGTGCGGGAAGTGAAGAAGCTCGGGCGGATGGTCTCCTTCGGCCAGGCGTGCCGCGAAATCCCGGCGCTGGAAGACAAGATTGCCTTCGACGACAACTGCGCGTGGCACGGCGGAAAAGCCTCCAACTGGGCGGATACGCCGATGGCGCAGCTGCTGCGCCCGTGGCAGGATCTGGTGCGCGAAACCTTCCACGCCAAGAAAGCGTCGCTGCCGGAAGCCGTGGTGGAAAAATTCTGGTTCCACCTGACCAATTCCTACAACTCCGACGGCCAATGGCCGCCGACCACCAAAAAATCGCCGCACATCATCTACCCCTTCAACTATCAATATTGCTTCGAGAACCTGCTGACCGCCGACACCCTGCTCGGTGGGGTGGACAAGGCTTCGCTCGCAACCGATCCGGTCCAGACC is a genomic window of Pontiella desulfatans containing:
- a CDS encoding polysaccharide deacetylase family protein, with the translated sequence MKYVMIFHANLNYAYLPERRYEFVIRNSYELIFDTMREHFPEDKYTFEASGYTIEQMALKTPDVLAKLKAAIESGQCEFMGSPYAHPMLPNFPEEDGRWSIKFSNDIYEKHLGMVSDSFWNPECGWRSYVPQQILDNGYKNLLGEFEAYSRSLDQDGNPLRPEIYDLEKIEDSKFYKFDFQYDLPGDESAIHLPFKNLEGYEDSDLRILMRTDRIAMFGVMYMMGGEGNTLENYVKLLKKFSAQKPGEPEGAVLLFADDAEYVGTNAWYNLKYCNDPEAIFEKMDDAEEKLVGLVREVKKLGRMVSFGQACREIPALEDKIAFDDNCAWHGGKASNWADTPMAQLLRPWQDLVRETFHAKKASLPEAVVEKFWFHLTNSYNSDGQWPPTTKKSPHIIYPFNYQYCFENLLTADTLLGGVDKASLATDPVQTMKDIFTMQQDLVLQKAASLADGGTDGEQKSAALAQELIARARNYGSVDRTLKILFPAEYATRAGLLMEARQLVGGVVVAGDKD